The following proteins are encoded in a genomic region of Ostrea edulis chromosome 7, xbOstEdul1.1, whole genome shotgun sequence:
- the LOC130048666 gene encoding receptor-type tyrosine-protein phosphatase alpha-like, whose protein sequence is MDTYYHSNENVQASWFLKLDKNYTMKWILLSVRGGHYEVHVTDGNLTTSTPTLCRNFSFTGPNSLKKNNKALECSTEMTGDTIVMTRTDFGPLRLFDLYPIICPENHYGPNCTKCKAECIPCSPITGVCLNSMCDQKTGRCEDWKTEMVTYSTASDEDTPSTKEMNVIQDLKTERATHSTIADEDTPITKEMDDIQEVSSNRGDQTQSIIVLFVLVVIAVVLVFIVAFRFKKRTKTPKVQINEENVFSVELHGVESRNEYELEEIPQNEVGDVEDEIITVEYSNLTSQRVSIDQFIRELPEKRSNGILEKEFDELPTGLLESYSNALKASSRKGNRYKGIYPYDYNCVKLMRTYANENDDFVNASYIHNDVTRIVMLTNLYEGDRMKFLKYWPDTDLDIGQYTIRLDNVDVYDHYVLRYMVVHCQEEEKKVTQFHFTTWPDNSIPDDPTSLFYFRNLVRNGLTTSDGPIVVHCSAGIGRTGTFISFDYLLEEGAAEQTVDVKGYIASLRQQRGGSVQTCDQYIFLHEALMEGISNSNVHHGCLSVL, encoded by the exons ATGGACACATATTaccattcaaatgaaaatgtccAGGCCTCCTGGTTCCTGAAACTGGATAAAAACTATACGATGAAATGGATACTTTTATCAGTCAGGGgag GACATTATGAAGTACACGTTACAGATGGTAACCTAACAACAAGCACGCCCACACTGTGTCGGAATTTCAGTTTTACCGGACCAAATTCcttaaagaaaaacaacaagGCCTTGGAATGTTCCACAGAAATGACAGGGGATACAATTGTCATGACAAGAACAGATTTTGGACCATTGAGGCTGTTTGACTTGTATCCCATAA tttgtcccgaaaaccacTACGGACCAAACTGCACTAAATGCAAAGCAGAGTGTATACCCTGTAGTCCTATCACTGGTGTATGTTTGAATTCGATGTGTGACCAAAAAACAGGTAGATGTGAAGATTGGAAAACAGAAATGGTTACATACAGTACCGCCTCTGACGAAGACACACCTAGTACTAAGGAAATGAACGTCATTCAAG atttgaaaacagaaaGGGCTACACACAGCACCATCGCAGATGAAGACACACCTATTACTAAGGAAATGGACGACATACAAG AGGTCAGCTCCAACAGAGGGGACCAGACTCAGTCCATCATAGTGCTGTTTGTTCTCGTGGTGATAGCTGTGGTTTTGGTTTTTATTGTGGCTTTCCGCTTTAAAAAAAG AACGAAAACACCAAAAGTGCAAATCAATGAGGAAAATGTCTTTTCCGTGGAATTACATGGAGTAGAATCACGAAACGAATACGAACTAGAGGAGATTCCCCAGAACGAGGTTGGCGATGTTGAGGATGAAATCATCACCGTAGAGTACAGTAATCTGACGTCACAAAGGGTCTCCATTGATCAGTTCATCAGAGAATTACCAGAAAAAAGAAGCAACGGAATCCTGGAGAAAGAATTCGAT GAACTTCCTACTGGACTACTAGAGTCCTATTCCAATGCTCTGAAGGCTTCCAGTAGAAAGGGGAATCGATACAAAGGAATTTATCCAT ATGATTATAATTGCGTGAAATTGATGAGAACATATGCAAATGAGAACGATGACTTTGTCAATGcatcttacatacat AATGACGTCACAAGGATCGTCATGCTGACCAACCTTTACGAAGGAGATAGG ATGAAGTTTCTGAAGTACTGGCCGGACACGGATCTGGACATCGGTCAATACACCATAAGACTGGACAATGTGGATGTGTACGACCACTACGTGCTGAGATATATGGTTGTTCATTGTCAG GAAGAGGAGAAGAAAGTGACCCAGTTTCACTTCACCACCTGGCCAGACAATTCCATTCCTGATGATCCGACGTCACTCTTTTACTTCCGTAACCTGGTCAGAAATGGATTGACCACATCTGATGGACCGATAGTCGTTCATTGCAG TGCTGGAATTGGGAGAACTGGAACATTCATATCATTTGATTACCTCCTGGAAGA